The Desulfococcus multivorans DNA window TCAGGTCTTCGAGATCCTTGCCCGTTCCCACGTAAAGAACACAAGCGGATGTCTGCTCCGCACCGAGTGCTTTAAAGGCTTGATAAAGATCAAAAACGCCTTTACTTTTCTCAATTCTTCCGATGTAGGAGATTGTAGGTCCTACGCTCGGAGCGACAAATGCGAATGTATTTTCGTTTCTGACGGCCGACGCTTCGAATGATATATCGAATTGAATGACTTTATCCGGCGGCAATCCCATTCCCATCAGCTGATCTCTCAGATATGGGCCGTGACAAATGACGGCTTTTGATTTCATCATGCAGAACCTGTCCAGGGTATCCGTCAATCTCCTGAGTCCATCCTTCCGAGGCTTTATAAGGGTTTCATGCCGGGAATGAATCAATAGCCTGGAAAATATTGCAGCATATAAAAAACTTGCCCATAGCATTGCACCGGAGCGACCGCATATGATTCTATCCGGCCTGAATTTAAGCATCAGGATCACTGTTCTCAGAAAACTCATAAGTCCCAGAACAGCGGCGACGACGGCTTTGGCATTATTGGATCGATATGGAAAAACATAGGCTTCGATATTCTTCTTTTTCATCCGTTTAGGCCGATGCGACGCAGACAAAAGCAGAATCGGTTCCATCTTGATGTAATT harbors:
- a CDS encoding glycosyltransferase family 4 protein, with translation MRYLYIKNGDVIEQLSRIIASGEIDKSGPDAFLADLLANYIKMEPILLLSASHRPKRMKKKNIEAYVFPYRSNNAKAVVAAVLGLMSFLRTVILMLKFRPDRIICGRSGAMLWASFLYAAIFSRLLIHSRHETLIKPRKDGLRRLTDTLDRFCMMKSKAVICHGPYLRDQLMGMGLPPDKVIQFDISFEASAVRNENTFAFVAPSVGPTISYIGRIEKSKGVFDLYQAFKALGAEQTSACVLYVGTGKDLEDLKRRVAEDNLTDRVHFRDPVPHKDVFRIIESSFVVVTPTRSVWEDSNEATEARCMTAMESIFMGVPVVAPDSGPFPYLIKDRHNGLLFKTNDYESLAEALTLALKNPNLYLKLKMGAEQSKNDIETASLSFSGAVDKAFRP